A window of Sulfurimonas gotlandica GD1 contains these coding sequences:
- a CDS encoding ABC transporter ATP-binding protein translates to MIRLDALSVKYDDKSILKDISLSVDNHLSILGANGSGKSTLAKALCNLIEYEGSVSMNDKNIKEMTLKERAQVVSYIPAKLEVYDPFISVEEFVLLGRFAHKKNFLDYSDKDKKISQNTLEFLKISHLKKHTLNSLSSGEAQLVLIAGALAAQSKIIIFDEPTANLDPHNAKIIAQHIKGLKDYHQVILITHDLHLASFIDSPTLFIKDSDATYFAEKEEFFNSSTLQELYGVEFEALAVKYE, encoded by the coding sequence ATGATTAGACTAGATGCTCTCAGTGTTAAGTATGACGATAAAAGCATACTAAAAGATATCTCGTTAAGTGTTGATAATCATCTAAGCATCCTTGGAGCAAATGGTTCTGGAAAAAGCACTTTGGCAAAGGCACTTTGTAACCTCATAGAGTATGAGGGAAGTGTTAGCATGAATGATAAAAATATCAAAGAGATGACACTAAAAGAGCGCGCGCAAGTCGTCTCATATATCCCTGCAAAACTCGAAGTCTATGACCCTTTTATCAGTGTTGAAGAGTTTGTACTTCTTGGCAGATTTGCTCACAAAAAGAACTTTCTTGACTACTCAGACAAAGACAAAAAGATATCTCAAAACACTCTGGAATTTTTAAAGATCTCGCATCTGAAAAAGCACACTCTAAACTCTCTAAGCTCGGGGGAGGCTCAACTCGTCCTCATTGCAGGAGCACTGGCAGCGCAGAGTAAAATCATCATCTTTGATGAACCGACTGCTAACCTAGACCCACATAATGCTAAGATAATCGCGCAACACATAAAGGGTTTAAAAGATTATCATCAAGTTATACTCATCACACATGACTTGCATCTGGCATCTTTCATCGACTCTCCTACACTTTTCATAAAAGACTCGGATGCGACTTATTTTGCGGAGAAAGAAGAGTTCTTCAACTCATCTACTTTGCAAGAGCTTTACGGTGTTGAGTTTGAAGCTTTGGCGGTGAAGTATGAGTAA
- a CDS encoding histidine phosphatase family protein — protein sequence MTITLVRHGEVKEPYIGCYNGHLDIGLSEKGYADAKALAKHFNTSDFDAIFCSDLIRTKETLKQFINSDDVIYTKELREKSWGKHEGLSFDAIIAQNEIQYINFEQWLNALDGEDVEEYTLRVKKFIFEYLPTLKKENILLVTHSGVIKTFITTLKDISLEEAFGISIPYASYVVYNSETKKLDIHD from the coding sequence ATGACTATAACTCTTGTACGCCACGGAGAAGTCAAAGAGCCTTACATCGGATGCTACAACGGGCATCTAGATATCGGGCTATCCGAAAAAGGTTATGCAGATGCCAAAGCTTTAGCAAAGCACTTCAATACATCTGATTTTGATGCCATCTTTTGCTCTGACCTTATTCGTACTAAAGAGACTCTAAAACAGTTTATAAACTCTGACGATGTTATCTACACAAAAGAGCTAAGAGAAAAATCATGGGGCAAACATGAGGGACTTAGTTTTGATGCTATTATCGCCCAAAACGAAATACAATATATAAATTTTGAGCAGTGGCTAAATGCTTTAGATGGAGAAGATGTTGAGGAATACACTTTAAGAGTAAAGAAGTTTATCTTTGAGTATCTTCCAACGCTAAAAAAAGAAAATATTTTACTTGTTACTCACAGTGGTGTAATTAAAACTTTTATCACCACTCTAAAAGATATAAGCCTTGAAGAAGCCTTTGGCATCTCCATTCCCTATGCTTCGTATGTTGTGTATAATAGTGAAACTAAAAAGCTGGATATTCATGATTAG
- a CDS encoding adenosylcobinamide-GDP ribazoletransferase, with protein MKNFFKGFALAVSMLTSIPFFKVHDFNKGINGYAVLFYPLVGFLLGLILWTTHSLLEVHITDLHLGIIIFTLWVILTGALHLDGLSDTIDGLFVSKERALEVMKDPNTGGMGMIFTVTFLILKASSLAVFDAFYLLPVVLLLSRFNAVLAIYFFPYISQNGMGTLAKEELKGKQVLIAFIYVTLLSISTLGLFVLSLLVLSLIKTFFIRRYGGFSGDIYGFTIEITELILLNAILLGLAL; from the coding sequence ATGAAAAACTTCTTCAAAGGTTTCGCTCTAGCTGTCTCAATGCTAACAAGCATTCCTTTTTTCAAGGTTCACGATTTTAACAAGGGCATAAACGGTTATGCGGTTTTGTTTTACCCGCTTGTAGGTTTTTTACTAGGTCTCATTTTGTGGACAACTCACTCACTTTTAGAAGTACACATTACAGACTTACATCTGGGCATCATCATCTTTACTCTCTGGGTAATACTCACAGGAGCTTTGCATCTAGATGGTCTGAGTGACACTATTGACGGTTTATTTGTCTCAAAAGAGCGAGCTTTAGAAGTCATGAAAGACCCAAATACCGGTGGAATGGGCATGATATTCACAGTGACTTTTCTGATACTTAAAGCCTCATCTTTAGCTGTTTTTGACGCTTTTTATCTTCTGCCTGTGGTTCTTCTGCTTTCTCGTTTTAACGCAGTATTGGCGATTTACTTTTTCCCATACATCAGCCAAAACGGGATGGGAACTTTAGCAAAAGAGGAACTAAAAGGGAAGCAGGTTCTTATAGCTTTCATATACGTGACACTTCTTAGCATCTCAACACTTGGTCTTTTTGTACTTAGTCTTTTAGTTTTGTCTCTTATCAAAACTTTTTTCATCAGACGCTACGGTGGTTTTAGCGGTGATATCTACGGCTTTACTATTGAAATAACTGAGCTTATTTTACTAAACGCTATCCTCCTTGGTCTTGCTCTATGA
- a CDS encoding bifunctional adenosylcobinamide kinase/adenosylcobinamide-phosphate guanylyltransferase: MKTLFIGGIKSGKSINAQKHILKNSITKPTYLATTEFVDAGMKERIDAHIENRGDDFETLEEPLKIYEVIKTNKNPVLVECVSMWINNMFYHSFSLEDMKKELTKILELNQDIVFVLNDVGSGIIPDNKLSRDFIDASGKLSQLIASECDEVYHTIAGISTRIK, translated from the coding sequence ATGAAAACTCTATTTATCGGTGGCATTAAAAGCGGAAAATCTATAAACGCTCAAAAGCATATACTAAAAAACTCTATTACAAAACCTACTTATCTGGCGACTACCGAGTTTGTAGATGCAGGGATGAAAGAGCGTATAGATGCCCACATAGAAAATAGAGGTGATGACTTTGAAACTCTTGAAGAGCCTTTAAAAATCTATGAAGTCATAAAGACTAACAAAAATCCAGTGTTAGTAGAGTGTGTTAGCATGTGGATAAATAATATGTTCTATCACAGTTTTTCACTTGAAGATATGAAAAAAGAACTTACAAAAATTTTGGAGCTAAACCAAGATATTGTCTTTGTTCTAAATGATGTAGGTAGCGGAATCATACCTGACAATAAACTTTCCCGTGACTTCATAGATGCAAGCGGAAAACTCTCTCAACTAATTGCTAGTGAATGTGATGAAGTCTATCATACCATTGCCGGCATCTCAACGAGGATAAAATGA
- a CDS encoding nicotinate-nucleotide--dimethylbenzimidazole phosphoribosyltransferase: MKTLNIFTNQPDSLPEGKADFLLAASVTRTCEIEGITQAGIPGKIPLTPTLDAEFITNEKVFSMPELAETPKGVPTPALITRAVHKLTPYSNIEVLNLGLDAVPQKTPIQSFDIYPSGSVASGANIDARTVFEKGMIAGKNYELKGNYLILAESTPGGTTTATTTALALGYDCRNDFSSSFLNSPDSIKEKTINEALSLLDEDMTNFEKLSLVSDNMLIFYAGFLLEASRRFHVVLAGGTQMAACLLVADKLKEDVLMRIKSDNITLATTSWVANDENSDIKHILSLLSYTPHAVHTSFSFADTEIPVLKLYDEGEAKEGVGAGAALAYANTNGTTNKELLDAIELLIYSM; encoded by the coding sequence ATGAAAACGCTCAATATATTTACAAACCAACCAGACTCTCTTCCAGAGGGAAAGGCAGACTTTTTACTAGCTGCTTCTGTTACACGAACATGTGAGATAGAGGGCATTACACAAGCCGGTATTCCAGGAAAGATTCCTCTTACACCGACTCTAGATGCTGAGTTTATAACAAATGAAAAAGTATTCTCTATGCCTGAGCTTGCAGAGACTCCAAAAGGTGTACCGACTCCTGCACTTATTACTAGAGCAGTACATAAGCTTACACCCTACTCTAACATAGAAGTATTAAACCTTGGTCTAGATGCGGTTCCGCAAAAAACACCTATTCAGAGCTTTGACATCTATCCTTCAGGCTCAGTTGCATCTGGAGCAAATATAGATGCAAGAACTGTGTTCGAAAAAGGGATGATTGCAGGAAAAAACTACGAGCTAAAAGGAAACTATCTCATCTTAGCAGAGAGTACTCCTGGCGGAACTACTACCGCTACCACCACAGCATTAGCTTTAGGATATGACTGTAGAAATGATTTCTCTTCGAGCTTTTTAAACTCTCCAGATTCTATCAAAGAGAAAACTATTAACGAAGCACTTTCTCTCTTGGATGAAGATATGACTAACTTTGAAAAGCTCTCTCTTGTTAGTGACAATATGCTTATCTTTTATGCAGGTTTTCTTCTAGAAGCTTCAAGAAGATTTCATGTAGTTTTAGCCGGTGGAACTCAGATGGCGGCTTGTCTTTTAGTGGCAGACAAACTAAAAGAAGACGTTCTTATGAGAATAAAAAGCGACAATATTACACTTGCTACTACCTCATGGGTAGCCAACGATGAAAACTCAGACATCAAACATATTCTCTCTCTTCTAAGTTACACTCCTCACGCTGTTCATACAAGCTTCTCATTTGCAGATACTGAGATTCCTGTACTCAAACTCTATGATGAAGGAGAGGCTAAAGAGGGCGTTGGAGCAGGTGCTGCTCTTGCCTACGCCAACACAAACGGTACAACAAACAAAGAATTATTAGATGCGATTGAGCTTCTGATATACAGCATGTAG
- a CDS encoding ABC transporter substrate-binding protein encodes MSIKTFLFILFFTLNLWANERIISLSPSITEIVYALDKGSSLVGTSTYSLHPKEAQNLPIVGNYSNPNIEKILALAPTVVVGQDFNQGTLDKLKYFKIKTVMLNLNTIENIKKSINAVAKEINSNSNIKLIKEIDNEIKNASKNKTPHSVMIVYGLRDDLRSSIYIAGHGIFFEDIIRLSGNTNAYITTSTEQPVLSYENIIAINPDQIIILHSHATEPNVDVIKALKAWQSIPTNASRNNNISIVDENYLHIPSHRVALTIKKLSTEMNKNYRLGN; translated from the coding sequence ATGAGTATAAAAACTTTTCTTTTCATACTGTTTTTCACACTAAACCTATGGGCAAATGAGAGAATCATCTCTCTTAGCCCATCTATCACTGAGATAGTTTATGCACTGGATAAGGGAAGCTCTCTTGTGGGAACATCTACATATTCCCTGCATCCAAAAGAAGCACAAAATCTTCCTATAGTTGGAAACTATTCAAATCCAAATATAGAAAAGATTCTCGCCCTTGCACCGACTGTAGTAGTTGGTCAAGACTTCAATCAAGGTACTTTAGACAAACTAAAATACTTTAAAATCAAGACCGTGATGCTAAACCTAAATACTATAGAAAATATAAAAAAATCCATAAATGCAGTTGCAAAAGAGATAAACTCTAACTCAAACATAAAACTCATTAAAGAGATAGACAATGAGATAAAAAACGCTTCAAAGAACAAAACACCTCACTCTGTCATGATAGTCTACGGACTTAGAGACGACCTGCGTTCATCTATTTATATAGCGGGACACGGTATCTTTTTTGAAGATATTATAAGACTTAGCGGAAATACAAATGCTTATATAACGACCTCAACTGAACAGCCTGTTCTAAGTTATGAAAATATCATAGCAATTAATCCAGATCAGATTATCATTTTGCATTCACATGCGACAGAACCAAATGTAGATGTAATAAAAGCACTCAAAGCTTGGCAAAGCATTCCGACAAATGCTTCGAGAAACAACAATATCTCCATAGTAGATGAAAACTACCTGCATATCCCATCTCACAGAGTAGCTCTAACTATAAAGAAACTTTCAACTGAGATGAACAAAAATTACAGACTAGGAAACTAA
- a CDS encoding TonB-dependent receptor plug domain-containing protein, whose amino-acid sequence MQNTIKFSIILVAFLSSLHATDAKTVVLEPLSITSTAIKTDELKSTDAVEIYTQKDIEKAHVRNVYEFLNSQTSVITMPGYGNPFAQKIDMRGFGITDGYQNIVINVNGRRLNNVDMVSQLLSSISPASISRIEIIKSSGIVVGGDGANAGVINITTKKSNDKEFTIYGGSYGTFDGSFYLGHKGDKLAISASGEAQKNDGIRNIDSAGNKDESKLTTGTFNLLYNPIEALELRAGATSARTKMIYASGLTEAQYNDDPTQKGAYSVKQSYDTDAFNAGLGYDISDKLNFNADATRENKKSKYGTSNPAYYVYDSIKAKINYESDFLKLSVGYDNYNNDRTSATNEITKRNNAGYIMSNFELGNSVIKAGYRYEKVSFESRGGDNQDDTLHGAELGYNYSYDKEKSLFINYAHSYQSADLDRLFNWTTGAFTGYVNPAQANNYSIGFNHIVSNNKFKISAFYIDLKDEIYYHKTGPWTGDNTNIDKSHKYGLDIYDKWLITEKWNIALNYNYIQAIIDEEKEGSDNYAGNHLPGVSDHNIKATLGFLPNKFSTISVTQVYRSETYAADDFNNNFSQKQDAYMSTDISATYTMKSWEVFAKINNLFNQKNGLWIENDNIYPINFTRTAIVGFKLKY is encoded by the coding sequence ATGCAAAATACTATAAAATTTTCAATAATTCTAGTTGCTTTTTTAAGCTCACTTCACGCTACTGATGCAAAAACAGTTGTTCTGGAACCCCTGAGCATCACATCAACTGCCATAAAAACTGATGAGTTAAAATCTACAGATGCAGTAGAAATATATACACAAAAAGATATAGAAAAAGCTCATGTAAGAAATGTCTATGAGTTTTTAAATTCTCAGACTTCTGTTATTACTATGCCTGGATATGGAAATCCTTTTGCCCAAAAGATAGATATGCGCGGATTTGGCATTACTGATGGTTACCAAAACATAGTCATCAATGTAAATGGCAGAAGACTAAACAACGTAGATATGGTGTCTCAACTACTTTCATCTATTTCTCCGGCATCTATCAGCCGTATTGAAATCATAAAATCAAGCGGTATCGTTGTTGGCGGAGACGGTGCAAATGCGGGTGTTATCAACATCACTACTAAAAAAAGTAATGACAAAGAGTTTACTATTTATGGCGGAAGTTACGGAACTTTTGACGGTTCATTTTATCTTGGTCACAAAGGCGATAAACTAGCTATTTCTGCAAGTGGTGAAGCACAAAAGAATGATGGTATCCGTAACATTGACTCTGCAGGGAACAAAGATGAAAGTAAACTCACTACCGGTACATTCAATCTCTTATACAATCCTATAGAAGCCTTGGAACTAAGAGCCGGAGCGACAAGTGCAAGAACAAAGATGATCTATGCAAGTGGACTAACTGAGGCTCAGTACAATGATGACCCTACTCAAAAAGGTGCTTATTCTGTAAAACAATCTTATGATACAGATGCATTCAACGCTGGTTTAGGCTATGACATAAGTGATAAACTAAACTTCAATGCAGATGCCACAAGAGAGAACAAAAAATCTAAATATGGTACATCTAATCCAGCTTATTATGTTTACGACTCTATCAAAGCAAAAATAAACTATGAGAGTGACTTTTTAAAACTCTCTGTAGGTTATGACAACTACAACAACGACAGAACAAGTGCTACTAACGAAATTACAAAGAGAAATAATGCCGGATACATTATGAGTAATTTTGAACTTGGCAACAGTGTCATAAAAGCAGGTTACAGATATGAAAAAGTCTCATTTGAGAGCAGAGGAGGAGATAATCAAGACGACACGCTTCATGGTGCGGAACTTGGATATAACTACTCTTATGACAAAGAAAAATCTCTCTTCATTAACTATGCTCACTCTTATCAATCAGCGGACTTAGACAGACTCTTTAACTGGACTACAGGTGCATTTACAGGTTATGTTAATCCAGCTCAGGCAAACAATTACAGCATTGGTTTTAATCATATTGTCTCAAATAACAAATTTAAAATATCTGCTTTTTATATTGATCTCAAAGATGAGATTTACTATCATAAAACAGGTCCTTGGACAGGCGACAATACAAACATAGACAAATCACATAAATACGGCCTTGACATATATGACAAATGGCTCATAACAGAAAAATGGAATATTGCTCTAAACTACAACTATATTCAAGCCATTATAGATGAAGAAAAAGAAGGTTCAGATAACTATGCAGGAAATCATCTTCCCGGTGTTTCAGATCACAACATAAAAGCGACTCTAGGCTTTTTACCAAATAAATTTAGCACTATCTCTGTGACTCAGGTTTACCGCTCAGAAACTTATGCGGCAGATGACTTTAACAACAACTTCTCTCAAAAGCAAGATGCTTATATGAGCACAGACATCTCTGCAACATACACAATGAAAAGTTGGGAAGTTTTTGCTAAAATAAACAATCTTTTTAATCAGAAAAATGGTTTATGGATAGAGAATGACAACATCTACCCTATAAACTTTACAAGAACTGCTATTGTTGGATTCAAACTAAAATACTAA
- a CDS encoding EAL domain-containing protein, giving the protein MNKEHFDSLIKSTKKLSILYVEDDKLARDSTLKFLETFFLKIDIAVDGEQAYAKKQLKKYDIIITDINMPKLNGIELIEKIRKHDASTPILILSAYDDRDYFVQSIKFGVDGYILKPVELGQFNTIISKIVKRIDLERSLSEYQNNLEQKVEEKTRELRYRCYHEFHTDLPNSQQLQADILKKDFSYILLLDISHFSTINKEYGKVFANHVLVRTARMLEYHIHKKAKLYKIESDRFVIMLKDATSEDVHEYCNQIVAFFDNKNVKVDEAELSITFNIGVAKIQDDITETLINCEYALDKSKDLGSRRYEVFDDEISCFRDEKEAIRWLRTTRMLILEDKIEPYFQPIQDIKTNEILKYEVLARGILGDRIVSPIYFIPPAEKLGLITSITRIMINKSFAFFQDKTHQFSINITERDLLESYLVDFLNEKMATYNISADRVTFEILENITLVKNNAKITEQLNGLRAMGFKIAIDDFGIENSNFSRLLEINLDFIKIDGVFIRNLKENARNRTITKAIVNLSKTLGIKTIAEFVEDEDIYNIIKECGIDYAQGYYIGKPEAVLIS; this is encoded by the coding sequence ATGAATAAAGAGCACTTTGATAGTCTAATAAAGAGTACTAAAAAACTCAGTATACTCTATGTTGAAGATGATAAACTTGCTAGAGACTCTACGCTAAAATTTTTAGAAACATTTTTTTTAAAGATAGATATTGCAGTAGATGGTGAACAGGCCTATGCAAAAAAACAGCTAAAAAAATATGACATAATCATTACAGATATAAATATGCCAAAGTTAAATGGTATAGAACTTATAGAAAAAATTCGCAAACATGATGCATCTACCCCTATCCTAATTCTTTCAGCTTATGATGACAGAGACTATTTTGTGCAAAGTATAAAGTTTGGTGTAGACGGCTATATTTTAAAGCCTGTAGAGTTAGGACAGTTTAACACTATCATCTCAAAGATAGTAAAGAGAATAGATCTGGAGAGATCTCTTTCAGAGTACCAAAACAACTTAGAGCAAAAAGTAGAAGAGAAGACTAGAGAGCTTAGATACAGATGTTACCATGAGTTTCACACTGACCTGCCAAACTCTCAACAACTTCAAGCAGATATACTGAAAAAAGATTTTAGTTATATTCTGCTTTTAGATATCTCACACTTCTCTACTATAAATAAAGAGTATGGAAAAGTCTTTGCAAATCATGTTCTAGTAAGAACAGCCCGCATGTTAGAGTACCATATACATAAAAAAGCAAAACTCTATAAAATAGAATCAGACAGATTTGTCATAATGTTAAAAGATGCAACCTCAGAAGATGTGCATGAGTACTGTAATCAGATAGTTGCATTTTTTGATAATAAAAATGTAAAAGTTGATGAGGCTGAGTTAAGCATCACCTTTAATATCGGTGTTGCAAAAATACAAGATGATATAACAGAGACTCTTATCAACTGCGAATATGCACTAGATAAGTCTAAAGATCTTGGAAGTAGAAGATACGAAGTATTTGATGATGAAATCAGCTGTTTTAGAGATGAAAAAGAGGCTATTAGATGGTTAAGAACAACAAGAATGCTGATCTTAGAAGACAAGATAGAGCCATATTTCCAACCAATACAGGATATAAAAACTAATGAGATACTAAAGTATGAGGTTTTAGCCAGAGGTATCTTAGGCGATAGAATAGTATCTCCTATATACTTTATACCTCCAGCTGAAAAACTTGGACTTATTACCTCAATAACCAGAATCATGATAAATAAAAGTTTTGCATTTTTTCAAGATAAAACACATCAATTTTCAATAAATATCACAGAACGAGATCTGCTGGAGAGCTATCTGGTGGATTTTTTAAATGAGAAGATGGCGACATATAACATCTCTGCAGATAGAGTTACATTTGAGATACTTGAAAACATAACCTTAGTAAAAAACAATGCAAAAATAACAGAGCAGTTAAACGGACTAAGAGCTATGGGATTTAAAATTGCTATAGATGATTTTGGAATTGAGAATTCAAACTTTAGCAGACTTTTAGAGATAAATTTAGACTTCATAAAAATAGATGGAGTCTTTATAAGAAATCTAAAAGAAAATGCTAGAAACAGGACTATTACTAAAGCCATCGTAAATCTATCTAAGACTTTAGGTATTAAAACTATTGCTGAGTTTGTAGAAGATGAAGATATTTATAACATTATTAAAGAGTGTGGTATTGACTATGCTCAAGGTTATTATATAGGTAAACCAGAGGCTGTATTAATCAGCTAA